In Anopheles bellator chromosome 2, idAnoBellAS_SP24_06.2, whole genome shotgun sequence, the genomic stretch CCCGCGACGGAGACTTTTATTTTTagagccaccaccatcgggagCCGAGTAGCTCCATTAAGCGCACGGCTGGCGAGTCGCCCTTCGTGCCTcgccatcattatcattaccTACAGGGCTGCCGGATCCTTATGGAAAATTGCGCCCGCAGCGAGTCTGGTCTGCCACTTGACACCGACGCGTTCCCTTGCCGGCGAGATGAGTTCCGGCCCGTCCGGGAAATGGAtggaagaaaatgcaaaaagaaaaacaagctGCACCAtccaaccaccaacacacactaGCCGGCTGATTAGGGCAGTCTGATgtgaaaaaagaggaaaacgaaaacgctgGGATgcgggcaaaaaacaaacagtgtGTATGCCAAACGAAGTCAAAAAGGTCTGCCCACAAAGTCGGACCCTGGCGGAGACGTGTGTGCCGGTGGGTGGACGCCGCGCGCTGGTACAAAGAATCATATTTACACCTACTCCGTCTCCTTCccacacagatacacacggATGACGTCGGGAAACCACGCAGCGTAAGCAGCGCAGCCACGGGAAATTGTGTTCGAGCcaatttcttccatttcgaACCGAGGTTTTCCGTAATACTGATGATGCTCTCCTGCTCCTGGCTCGCTCCGCGCAGTCCTCGAGTGCTACTGGCAGGGGCTAGCAGCGGAAATGGCGCAAGGCACCGGAAGATGGATTACAGCATTGCGCCGCGACCACCACAGTGAGGACCACAACAGCGGATTACGCTCCATGCCTGCTGCGATTTGGCGAGCTGTTTTGGTGTCCATTTCGTTCTTCACTTTCCGCATTCCGCAAGTAactgccgtttgtttttctgaaACTTACAGAACTTTTGTGTCCTTcggaaggttttgtttttgaaccTCAAAAAATAACAAGAGACTATGCGACTACGAGACTATTGCAATTCGGAACACATACTTTTAGGCGCTGCTGCAAGTCCAGTATTTCGACTGTTAATGGCGATGTCCACGTTCTGCAAGTAATTTGAAGGTTTCGTGCAGCAACAGAAATCGAACCGCTGTGTGATCCCCGCGTAGCATAGTTACAGGAGTACCTCAACAGCTCCATGTGACGGCGAAAACGTGTGGCGCACTGTGTCCACCAAAGGGACCCTTGCAATGGGGAGGtttatgtgtgtatgtgtggtccGTTTGAGAGTTGAGATTATCAGCAACGCCGCCAACGACGAGGATGAAGAGGCCCGAGAAGGTGGCAATGTGGCggaaaaattgtttcccgcTTTGCAACAAACATTCGGAATGTAGCAACtcacgctcgctctctctcgctctctctctgtgggggctctctttctcgctctcgctctccgacTTCCTGCATAGGGTCAGCGCGGGTTTTTTGGTGGCTACTATACTAACTACGCGTCAACGGACGGCACGTTAGtaggcgacggcggcggcactagGGCTCTAGTAGCTGTTGGACTGCTGCCAGCGCTGGAGCTCGTTCTCCATCCgccgcctctctctctgcctgtctctctctctctctctctcgttctgcCTTTCTCTTCGCTCTCTGTCACTCCACGCTTCGTTCGGTGTTGGGGTTTAGTGGCGCGCGTCCTGTGTGTATTACAATCGATTTTGTGAACAACCCAACAGTGTCCCGACCGGCATTCGTTCCCTTCGTTCGCTGTGTTATgaatttttgtgtgttgttttttttttaaatatcgcCAACCCCCTGTAGTTACACGTTCGGATTGAGTACTCGGCGCAAACAGTAGTAGTTACAGcagcgttcggttcggctttcgcgctccttctctcgctcgtctatcgctctctctctctctctctcccgttcaAACTCCCGGTTGGCTACATTTGGCTCACTTTTGAGTGGCCCTCGTCTCGAATGTGTCCCCattcgtgtgtgcgtgtgcgatAGAGAGACATCCGAAGAACCGCGGCTTCAACCCACCTGATGGCAGCAGTCAGGCGGCAGTCACTCGGTCGGTTGCGGCACACGGGTTGCAACTTTGCGTGATATAACTTTTCCGGCATCGGCCCGCGACTCGGCCCGTGTGGACAACATGTGTGGCCAACTTTGGCTGTTGGCTAAAAGTTAACAGGCTTGTTGTTTAGTGTGCCCCTCacgtgtgcttgtgtgtttaCTTGTTATTCCGTGGAcgcccggttcggtccgtCCGATGGAGGTGCCCGGTACCTCGTAACCGATTTCCGGTGGTCCGTGTGCCGTTGCACGCCCACTTCCTCCAGGACCCGTATTTGTGTGCCATAAAAGTGTTCGTTAGTGTGGGGTCAGGGCtacacaaaataataaaccatttGCGCCAAAGCACGTGCGCTTCCGGTTGAAGTGTTCAAGTGGCTTATCGCTTCTCtgtcggcggtggctgctgttggGGGTTGCTGTGAAGGTATAAAAACGGGATAAAACAGGAACCGCCTGCTGGAATACCGGCCAGTGCCCTTTTGGCGTTATCCTAACCCTCGGTTCTGGACGACCAATTTGGGGCGTTGGATTTGGAAATTTGCTGGGTATGCAAAGCACCCTAGCAATCGCTGGTACTTCAGTGTCCTGCAGAAAGAAGCGCCACTCGTCTTCATGCTAATCCACTCAGCCAAGCACGGACCCGATCAATGAGCTGATTTGGCGGTCTCTGGGGCAGTAAATTGCAGAGATTGCTCTCCGAGAACCGAGAATGTTACTTCAACTGGAAGGATCCACCAGCGAGCGGGTTACGATGGTCGAGCGTTTGCAGAGCACGGGCCCCCACCGTggagtggccaccggggggAGCAGCGTGTCCTACGAAGGCACGTCCGAGCCGAAGCCAATTTCGTCGAAATTGGGCACCCGGAATGAAGAGATCAGCCCGACGACGGCCGGTCGACCAGTTAACGGCACAACCCGGCTGCACGTTACTCTATCGCTGCCACACGCTGGTGGAGCCACTTCGCCAacactcaccaccaccagtgagGCGCCGGCACGAAAGGTGGACATATTGATCTACCCAACAGGTGAGTTGTTGCCGGGCTCGTGTCCGCCCTTGAAAGGCTACCGTGCTTATCCGCTTGTTCGCCTTGGCCGACAGTCTcaccggaaacgatcgtcGTCCCGATCCTGTCCTGCATCGTGGGCTTCCCCATCTTCGCGCTGCTGGTCATCTGCTGTCTGCGGCGCCGCGCGAAGATAGCGCGCGAACGTGACCGACGGCGGAACTTCGACCTGAAGGCGAACACCATCACGCTGGTGCGCTTCAACTCGCACCACCGTAAGTACCTGTGGCGTAGTGGTAAATTACGATGTCCTTGTCCTTGTTCTATTTTCTGCTTCCCCACTGCCGGCCGGTAACACTGACAAGTTGAAGGGAGTTGGCATCTCACGTGGGCCGAAGGGCGGTAGAAATTGTTCCGGCGCATAGTTTCTCCGTCGGATCCATCCCATCCGTCCCATCGGATGCCGGTGGCCCATTCCGGAGGCAACACAATTTATAGCTCCGCCTCGAGCGAGCGAATTCTTGAGACCGAATTTATAGACGCCATCGTCCAAGGCTGGCCGGAAGCTGCCAAAAGCGCGTTACGCAACAAACTTCCTGCCTTCAGTTTGGTGCGGGGGGGGCCGATAAGTTTCACACCATCACAGACTTTGCCTATGTGGAcctcagagagagagcgagagagagacgcgACCGGGAAGCCGTGCGTGGCGGATGTGTGGCTTGTGGTGGTAACTCCTTCTaaccgtcggcgtcggcgtcgcCATCGGAAACACACTTTCGAGACGGCCAAAACTTTCGGCCACACTTTCGGGCGtcgaatgaaaataattaattaaatttggcCACGACAAACTCGCTGCCTCGGCGAACTTTGCGCCATGGTTGAATCAATAGTTTCCGGACTTTTCGGCCGCATCAAgacgtcggtcggtcttcGGTCTCTCGGAGGCGTCGAATTAGATGTCGCCCATTGTCACCAGTGTCGTCGTCGACTGCCTAAGCGACAGATTAGGTGTGGCCCCCCGATGCTTGAGATTGACGAAGGACACCCGACACGGCCCGCAACATGGTGCAGTGTGCTGCGCTCCACAAGCGACACCTTCTTGGCTGGCACCAGTTGGCGGGCGAAAAGGGTTAGTTTGAATATTGGGCCATGAATCACACTTAATGGTAGATAActcagccgggccggggattGTGTATTGTGTATTGAGATTTATTATCATGAGCCAACGGAGGAAGACCTTCTCGCTTCTGGTTGGATTAACACGGAGCCTCCCGGGGGCCATGTTTCTCGGTGGGGGTTGTCTGCTGTCGGTGCTAACGAACCCCACCCGAGTCATAAATTGCATAGGAGAAGCGGCCCACGACAAATGATCGGCCCGAGCAGTGCCCGGGCGGCACCTAATGAAGCCATTTGCGAGATGAGTGGTGGGCAAAACAATGTCGGCCAAGCCGAGCCTATAAATAGGATCGGGCAGGACGCACGACAGGACACTGCTGGGGGAGGCCGTCCGTTCACGTCCGTGATTGAAACGTTGCCGTGGCCCCGAATCGGGCCACATTTCCCGAGTTGCCGAGGCTTTCCAATTATAAACCACTTTGccaccggtcgaccggccggccgagaaaGTTCCAGCAATCGCGCGGGCTAAAAGATGGTCCAGCGATGGTTGGTGTTTAGAAAATCAAGGACACCCTCGCGTTCTCCGTTTGGCGCTGGACGGCCGACCACACGCAGCGAAAACAGACGAGTAAAACAAAAGTCCACCATCTGGCAGAGGTCACCGTGCCGGGACCAACATAACACCGAATGTGCATTAGCGGATTAGAGTGATTCGATTTGGCGCTCAACACGCTCAACTCGTTCGAAGGACcgccccggtccggggcgaGTAAATAATCGTATCACCAAAACTTCGGCCACCGGCTTCTTCGGtatcggtcggttcggtcggggGTCCACTTTGAAGGATGCCAGAATCGTTTTCTCATTACCCCGGgaggcaggcagacaggcgGACAGGAGAAAAAAGTTGATCCTGGCCACTGGCGATCACACTTACGCTCCACTTGTGCTAACTGCTGGCCGGCCCAAATGAATTGATACTCGTTTCGGCGCGCTATGGCTTTCGACATTGCGCCCATTGCGGGTTGATTTATTGGAATTgtatcgtttgtttatttattgggCCTGTGGCGAGTAACGCGAATCTGTGGTCGGCCCACTCCGGGGCGTTACTTTTAAGATAGCGATTCAGGCGATTGAAACTTTGTCAATTCGTTAACAGCGTGACTTTGTGTCCAAATCACACAGCGGTCGGGTCAACTCAAGCAGACAGGGTTCGGGTTCTCGAGTCAATTGGAAAGGTTGCAGAGTCGGGTCGTGACCAGAATAGTTCCAACAAAGCTTCTAAACAGTTTCAAATTCATTCGGATTTTTCGGCAGGAACTTATCTAATGCGACAGAGCTACCTTATTTGCCAAAGAAGGTCATCAgggcatttttcttcattgCATTAAGCGAAAATTGCCACTTCGGAGAACACGTTTCGATAAGAAGAGAAGTGTAATGGTCTCAAAAAGGGATTATTTAAAAAGGAAAGAGAgatgttgaattttttttttgaataatagtaatttttataaatttccaAAGGATCGAAAATACAGAGAGTGTGTCCTGCGAATCAAGATCCTATTCCCTTGTTAATGCAATTAACGCaagtttgtgaaaaatttacattttaagaGCAAAGTTTTCGAAAAACTTTGATGAATTTAAATGAGTAAATGACAAAAAGTAACGTTGAACTCAGAGAATTAAATATTGAGACATCAATAACTGACTTCAGGGATCAAATAAGGATTTTTGGATTAAGGAATTTCGAGGATTTTTCTGAATCCTTAGCCACCAACTGGCGATTGATCGGTGTAACCTTCATCGTCCAGCCTCCGCGAAGATCGCCTGGTAAAGAAGTAGCAAAAACCGCAAATTGAATCCATTACACAACAAATGTAATGATGGTACATTTGTCAAGATAGCTGAAATGAACCGTAGTTCCGTAGTCTGTGGTTTAAAAAAGAATGGGACAAAAGTTGCAATCACATCAAGAGAGACCTAGAAATCGGTTGTTACAAACCGATACTTTATACCCGTGACCGTGAGTCACACCTGTGATTTGTCTGATAAAGGCCCAAGCTTTCATGTTGTTCTTTCAATTCCGTCGCTTTTATATGCGCAATTTATGCGCCAGGCCTCTACGAGGGCTTCACACCCACCCATCAGTATCGTGGCCGTTGCGGGCTTCATGTGAGCCTGTTCGACAGGGAAAAGTGCTGCTCCCAGAGCCCGGCCCTCCTGAAGATGaatgtgtaaataaataaataaatgagtgtataaataaataattgattcACGCTTCATTATGGCTGGCGCCGTTTGATGTGGCGCGAGTGGCCCCGCATAATAATAATGACAGCAATGATGATGAAGGAAAAACGCAGTCACGCAGTCACGATAGGCCGCGGAGGGCACGGGACACGCCAGCTCTGACAGCCTGCGGTACCGAAATGGCAATTACCGAGGCCACCGAGCACACTGCGGGctggcagcaacagctgcagtCGTTTAAGGTGCCGCTGACTCTCGCGAGGTCGAGGCGTCGCGGAGACCACATCAAGACACCCTCCGATCGGTCATGCTTTCTTCTGGGAACCCGGTGTGATTCGCGTTTGTGTTATTTACTCTCTTGGGCTTTCTTCCGCGGAAGCACCGCTATCAATAGTTCTGTGCCGCGTTAGttgagcaaataaataaatagacaAATTAAAGACGAGCTGGGGCCGGCCAGCGGAAAGCGTGCGAAACGAGCTAGGCGTCCGAATGAGGTCGTGATTTGCGCCACATTTAGCGTCCTTTACGTGGTCAGAGGATTAAGCGCTTCGACCACAGAAGCCGTGACCGGAGTGGGTGTTATCGTTGTCTGGATGTAAATAGTAATTTCGTTTGGTCTTTGGCCCTCGCCAGGCAATTCGGGTGCTCTCGCCGGAGAATCGGAATGAGGCACGTTCGGAAAGATTAACAGTTTTCAACAAATCCCCGCCGTGGGAGGCGCAACCCAAATGTGGTCATTATTCATGGAGACTCTTCGTCGAAAAGTGGTGTCCGTGCGCCGAACGAAGACTTTTGGAAATGAGATGGAAATAATCCCTAACCAAGCAACTGATACGATTTCCTCGGCAGCGATTTGATTTCGCTTATTCTGCCCTTGCTGTGCGACGAGTTTTGCTTATCATAatcatttatgcaaaaatgtaCTCTGTGCTGAGTTTGCCGGTACGAGCACCGAGTATGGTAGGACCCATTCGCGCATCCGTTTTGTTAATATGACCGTTTTGCGGAGTGAGCAGAGTTGGAATAAACTGGATTTCTGAGGGAACGGCTCTGGAAACGGATGCAAAATGCTAGCAGCGAGGGTTTTTCGGCCGGATGcgagaataatttatggtgcgtttattttttttctcttttaatATGGAATTATGTTTCTGTATTTAAATTTTAGATTGAATTCCCGGAGGAAAAAGCCACCAAAAATAACAGGGAACTGTGTGCACCAAATGGAACGTAGATTGCCTACCTTTTGGCGCTCTGTGGGGATGAACGATAAGCGCCTGGGCCGCCACATTCTTCCGTTACCGTTTTCCGTCATTCCGATCAAAACCATTCATTCTAAAGCTTAGATAATACTGGTTTATGTGGTTTTACTGATGTCACGAACACCGACCCACCAGTAttgattttccttttgttttcattgatttgTGGTCGGCCTTTTTTCGCGTGGCTTGAGTGCAAAAGTGCGCCATAAACAATGAAATCGATAATtcgctaaaaataaaaatctgcGGTTCGCTCAAGTTCAATGATGGGTTTGAGTCGGCGCTCAGAACTGTAGAGgttcataaaatgaaattgGAAACCAACCGATTATCTGGTTCGAGTAGAGGACAACCACATTTCCCGTATCCTAACCGTCATTTTACTTTTCTATCTGCCACATCAGCATTATGTTGGCAATTCGGTTACGGAATGTTGATTGGAGTCCGTTGGCTGGATGTTGACTCGGGCGCGCTCTTCACCCGCGACTCccacgtggccacggtgccaaagcaatgcaaacaacgcaacgcaaggcCCGTGTTCGGGTCTGTTTGTGCCGAAGCCGCCTTGTTTACTCCATACAGGAGATTATTAGGATTCGAAGAACAAGATCGTCATTCGGTACGTGTTTTGACTCTACAAATTGGCGTGAGTGAAACCCTACACTCGAGGCCACGTTTGTTTGGCGTGTGTCGTTATTTTATGTTAAGCGTAATTTTATCAGGTTTCTTTTGCCTCCACAAACCAACTCTAGCATCAAAAGGTTGAACATGCGATCTAATCGAATTACAAGTAAATGGACTGGAAACCTTCTACTGGAAATCTCTAGCCCTGCCGTCCATTGATCATCCTTTtcaatgattgattgaattttcccaCAGTCAACAGCCAGCGGTCAATATTGCTGCAGTCCAGAGACAGTCTGAGCCGAGGGTATCCTTCCCTCGACCTCGACACAGTATACGAGGAAAGAAGTGACACGCACGGTAGCACTCAGGTAAGCCGCGTCTTCCTGCCAGCTCAGGTCTAGATTCTTGTTTGAcgaagttttccactttctccTACTTCTCTTCAGCTCGACTCGCCCGCTGCCAAGATGCTGCTGACCGACTCGGCTCCGGAATCGGACACCGACCACTGCTAGCAGGACGAAAGTCCGATCCGGTTCCGCGGGGAGGAACTGGTCGGAGTGCTCGAACCGGCGCCCCACATCCGTAGGCCTGCCTCGATTAGAAGCTATACGAGCATCAGTGGAGCGATCAGTGTTTTGCCGCCACCACTCGGTAGCTATGGTAACGATCGGGACGACACGGTGCTGGATCTGGTGCGTggcaaacggaaacgattccgcaacaccaaacacaaacGGTTGGCCGTTTCACACAGCGAAACAAATCTCACTGGCCTGGGGCGACCCGGTGGTCAAACCGGTGagaccgccagcagcaccgaggaACCGAAACGGACCTCCCGAACCGGCAGTTCGTTTAAGACGGGCGCGAAGCGTAAAACTCTGCAACGGCAGCGGGAAGTGTGCGACGGTATCCGGGCACCGCTCTGGACGACGCTGACCCACGCGCAGACAATAAGCGACTATGAAATTTAGACTCCTTCCGCCGACCGGACGTACCGGAAACGCCAACAAGAAATATTACACACCAAACAGCGGAGCGGGGCGCGACAGTGTCCTGATTtacggtttcgatttcgactGATACACGCTTAGGGTTTTGCTTGAACCGTGCCACGGAGGATGCGCCATGAAGTAACGACGTACGACGGGTGGTAGTGCTTTTGTACTCAACATACAGCATGCGGTTTCGGGCGTTCTGTTAGCTatataaatagaaaaaatgcTTTAGCTAAAGGTGTGCCAATTCTGATCAGTGTTGTAGCTAAAACGTGAACAGATGTGTAACGAATGTTTTCCAAAACGCAATAATAACGTGGAACGGGTTGCGAACGGTAGGTAAACAGTGTGTTAGACGGCGCTATACGGGCATATTTTAAACTGAAACATCAATGAGAGGCTAACATGGTGACGATGAGAACAGATAACCCTGTTAACGTACTGTACAATTATACATTTACATGTAGTAATTATATAGATATACATTTATCGTATTTACTTTTATCTTACCTAAACACTGTTGCTGTACACAAAATAACGGTTTTCATGTACGATTTGGCCGAGGCTTGTTGTTGATGAGTAAAACGTTACAAAATGATAACAAAAGTAGATATTTAAACCACAAAGCTAATAAATAATTGAGATTTTTTGCATTCATAAATAAACGGTCGTTGCAGctaaaatatgaaataaacTTAAAAAGGCGAGTCGtataaaccaacaaaaaagacTTGACCGGTGTTAGTTAGGACTCCACGTGGCGCAGCTGAGATGTCGGGTCCGATTGGGTTTCAGAGTGGCATACACGCGTACCGTGTTTTGCCGCCACACGCAACTATACCACCTGCCGGAAGCTAGTTTTACGGTGTGTCGATGTTCAACAAGAAGAAATTATATATACACTCTTGAATGTCTCATAAATGAAGTGTCCGTGTTCGATTAATccgattgtttcatttttgaatCCGAAACAGTTTtaatgtaaatgaaatgatCTTTATTCAAACacagtga encodes the following:
- the LOC131207010 gene encoding uncharacterized protein LOC131207010, producing the protein MVERLQSTGPHRGVATGGSSVSYEGTSEPKPISSKLGTRNEEISPTTAGRPVNGTTRLHVTLSLPHAGGATSPTLTTTSEAPARKVDILIYPTVSPETIVVPILSCIVGFPIFALLVICCLRRRAKIARERDRRRNFDLKANTITLVRFNSHHLNSQRSILLQSRDSLSRGYPSLDLDTVYEERSDTHGSTQLDSPAAKMLLTDSAPESDTDHC